Proteins encoded within one genomic window of Acidicapsa ligni:
- a CDS encoding peroxiredoxin-like family protein, with translation MSLATDLSTLKDAAHARMPKEQSDAISKSIEDFMETWNPANAINVGQPFPDFSLSDATGKQVSMRELLAKGPLLISFYRGGWCPYCNLALKALQDSLSDIKARGVTLVAISPEFPNQSLTTQEKSELHFPVLSDVGNNLARKLGILFQQPETVRPILKAYGVDLQARNGDDSFVVPFPASYLIDSKGMIRYAFLDPDYTHRLEPSTALGWIDEMQQL, from the coding sequence TCCGACGCAATTTCGAAGTCCATAGAAGATTTCATGGAGACCTGGAATCCTGCGAACGCGATCAATGTCGGGCAGCCGTTTCCGGACTTCAGCCTGTCGGATGCAACCGGCAAGCAGGTGTCCATGAGGGAGTTGCTCGCAAAGGGACCTCTGCTCATCTCGTTCTACCGGGGAGGGTGGTGCCCCTACTGCAACTTGGCTCTGAAAGCTCTACAAGACAGTCTGTCGGACATCAAAGCCAGAGGTGTGACGCTGGTCGCGATCAGTCCCGAGTTTCCCAATCAGTCCCTCACCACGCAGGAGAAAAGCGAACTTCATTTTCCGGTCCTCTCGGACGTGGGAAACAACCTCGCCCGCAAGCTCGGAATTCTGTTTCAACAGCCAGAAACAGTGCGGCCCATCCTGAAAGCCTACGGTGTTGATCTACAGGCGCGAAACGGAGACGACAGCTTTGTGGTTCCGTTTCCCGCGTCTTATCTCATCGACAGTAAAGGCATGATCCGATATGCATTCCTCGACCCGGACTACACCCACCGCCTGGAACCATCGACTGCTCTGGGGTGGATAGACGAGATGCAACAGCTGTAA